The genome window AtctgtagcattttaaaatagtgtgcagaatttttatatttttggcgcagaatgcccctGGGAGTAAAACATTTATTATGTTTAAGTTAGACTCGCATGTGAGTAAAATTGATCTGCagaatgtttgcaggattagaccTCAAAATAGCATCTTGCTGTattgaaagagaagaaaaatagggAGAAAGAACAAGGTACCATAAGGTTTTGTACAAAGCTCTAAAAATATGGGAGTCTTATAACCCTTCCACTTTCTATCCCTGAGAATACTTTATATGAAAGTATTCCCTACCTGTTAATTTGCCCTCCAGTAATATCAATGAAAGTGATACTGTCACCTTGAGATCTAGTCAGTTCAAAACAATAAGTTAAAACTATTTTTAGTTATACATGCCCATGAGTTTCCCTACcagttttttgtggttttacgatgttttttctcttcccttttcctgAAGTGAAAGACCCCCAGAAACAGAGAAAACTGACTATgcacaaaatgctgtcaaatgcacatcATAAAAATCCTGAAAGATTTGTTTCTGTATTCTTTCAGTTAGCGCAATCTTATTTGTTACCTATAATTAGTAAACAAGtagcatgattttttaaattgatggtgtccctttaaattttttatttttaaatatttttggatttctgTCTTAAGGACAACCAGTGAGATAACTTTATGGCTTGTACCATTACTCTTTTCTACATTCTTAAGTAAACCCACTGAGAGACTCACACTGTAGTTCACagggaattaaaaaataaatatttggttGCCTGTAAATAATCCAGTTAGATATAAGGTGCACATCTTGTATCAGTCCCAAAATGTAAATACATAATGAAATTCTTTACAACTGAAATTTAATTAGTTACTGCAACACCATCATTGATTTATagatagttattttaaaaaatcgagAAATTCTTTATAACTGGTTTTAAAGTGCCTCTGTAGTGGTGTTACTTAAAAATAGATAAACTAAACATTGGGATAGCAGACAAATATTCCACTGGTTCAAACTCTTACTTTTGTTATAAATTTTGATTACCTGTAAAATAACCATTTACCTGTGCTTTGTGTCATGCTGTAGCAAAGTTCTAATGGCCCTGTGAAGAAGTCTATGCGTGAGAAGGCTGTGGAGCGGAGAAACATTAATAAAGAACACAACAGTAACTTTAAGGCTGGATATATCCCAATTGATGAAGACCGTCTCCATAAAACAGGCTTACGGGGCAGGAAAGGCAACTTGGCTATTTGTGTGATTGTTCTCCTTTTTATTTTGGCTGTCATCAATTTGATTGTGAGTATAATACTTAGGCTGCAAGTGAGTTTGGGCAtgcttgttttactttttattgaGTATTTACTAAATAAATATAAACTTTCTCCAGCATAGATCAGAATACTTTGGAAAGCACAATCTTAAAGTGAATTAAGGGGGATTACTTTAATTTTTTCCCTACATTTCCTGCTTATTTTTAGTCTCAAAAAGATTATTTCAAGGTGTTTTATTGTGGGGTTTTTATTAGCAAGAAGTccccaatcttttttttttcttgtctttttctTAGTATGACTAATCAGACCAATgattttttcctccatttcttcccAAAGTTCTCTGTTGTTATTAAAAATAGCATCATAACATTGCAAGATGTTCtacagagattaaaaagacagttCCTTCCACGAAGAGCTTAAACGCTAAATCTTATTTTTACATTCTCTCATCTAAGAGGCCACATGTATCAAGACCACAACCAAGCCTATGCCCCTAATATTAATCAGGAACAGGAATCTTCTGATTATTTCCACACCCAGCGCTGTACATGACAAACAATGCAAATTATTACCAGTGCAACGTTCAATACAATTATTCTGAATTAATGTATGCAATGTGCTCTCAACCCATCAGATCACAGGAATGTTGTATAGTTACTAACTGAACTGTATATTAGTTTTCAGAATTCATCCTGTACAATTTGCACTCTGATTTGCTACTGCAATTCACTATTTTAATACCCACCTTTGCTTCTCATCTCCTCATAGTTAGGCATTTCAGTATACCATCAACACTGAAGGGTCCTTTCTTTTAACTCAAGACTGGGTTAACAAACACCTTTCACGTTGAGTTTATTTAGCTTAGGATACAGCCAGTATCTCAAACAGGAAGATGTCTCAAGCCATCATCCACATTACTTAATTTCAGAGTGTTCAAATGTATGGAGAATGTAGGTTTTTATATTTTACAAACTATTTTAGATCATATTTGAGATGGGTTAAAAATAACCATATATTGTGATTAACTGCATTTCTGTGTTTTCAGTGGAAAGAAAGCATAAACATAGTAAAGCAAAGGAAAAtagtttctttaaaacaaacttcCTTTCACACACCCATTGTAAAAATCTCTAGTACTTAAATCATTTGTATGCTTGtggttattttaaatgtaataacTAATTAAacactccttttaaaaaaagtattttgacCACTCTGTTTTCCTGCATCTGtagtattaaaataaatatgaaactaTGCTTGTGTTACTGTTTTAGATCACACTTGTCATCTGGGCTGTGATTCGTATTGGGCCCAATGGTTGTGACAGCATGGAGTTTCATGAGAGTGGCTTACTGCGATTTAAACAAGTATCCGACATGGGAGTTATACATCCATTATATAAAAGTACAGTAGGAGGCAGGCGTAATGAAGATTTGGTTATTACTGGAAATAACCAGCCTGTAAGTTACATCATGAGCTGAACATATATGGTAAACAATATGGGGGaattgcattattattattattaatcataacTATAGTAGAAATGTTTTtgtcatgttttaaaataattttaatgattTGTTTCTGCAGATTGTATTTCAGCAAGGAACAACAAAACTTAGTGTGGAAAAGGACAAAACCTCCATTACCAGTGATATTGGTATGGAATTTATTGACCCAAGGACACAGAATACTTTGTTCAGCACAGACTATGAGACTCATGAGTTTCATTTGCCAAATGGAGTGAAAATTTTGAATGTACAGAAGGCATCTACGGAGAGGGTATGAACTATTTTAATAGCTCactttttcttttatataaaGGCTAATTATGGAATTGTTTGTTATTGCAAAGTAGGAATGCAGTTTGTGTTGTGACTTGGCCATATTCAAGTAAATACAGAAGTATAACCAAAAAAGTATTTTGACATGAAGTAACTGTTGCAAAATGTAAACAGTAAAATCCTGAAGAAAAGTTGTAATAAAGTTATGTTCTTTTTGTTGTACACTGTTGCAAGTAAGAGAATAAgttaagataaaataaaatgctttaacTAACCATCCTAACATATCAGGACCAGAATACccaaatttatttttctgtttgccATTGgagttttcctgtttgttcatgcGCCAGCATTATTGATTTTTACAGCTAACCGGTCCAGAAATAGCTTGTTGTATAATTATTACTGTTCAGAGGTTGTGgagaattcagattttttttaaaaaaactcaattCTTTAAAAATACCACACACACACGTGAGTACACAAAACCTGTGCCTATTGCTTTCTTTTCCTTGGCAATAGATTTGTAATAATCAGATGACATTATCCAGCACATTATAACAATTTTTTATGTGCAGTTAAACTGAGAAGTGAATGGCATTGCAGGGTTCCATGTTTGTCAGATTGACTTCCAGATCAAATGTGCCCCATTTATTAGTAAAAAAGATGATGTTTTCCAGCTGCCAGCATTACAAATTCAACAtgggatctgaaaatcaagctctgAGGTTTTTCTTCCACATCACCATCTGTAATAAAGATTCTTCAGGCCACATTAAGacctgagggcatggctacactggaaacttcaaagcgctgtcgcgGGAGCGCTCCCacggcagcactttgaagtgcgagtgtggttgcGCGCAAGCGCTGGGGGAGCGCTCTCCCAGctctcctggtaatccacctccacgaggggattagctccgagtgcTGGAAGTGCGGCTCCCAGCGCtcagagcctgtttacactagcactttaaagcgctctgacttgctgcgcttaggggggtgatttttcacacccctgagccagcaagttagagtgctataaaatgtaagtgtagccaagcccttagtcacAATTGTACAACACCATTGCCTTCAGTAGGTTTACACAGGTAGCTGGCTGTGTACTTAGAATTTAGtgaacaattctgttgatgacgtacaagaaggaatagaatccaactCACTCTCTCAGTGATGTTTATGCTGCAGAAGTAACAGGAATAAAAAGTAAACTTATTTTTGTACCTAAGTAAACAGATTTAACTCTGAATACACACAAGGAACAAATCTGATGGGTAAGGAggaatcatttttatataatcacTTTTCAGAATAAGAGAGACTTATAAGGTAGGTTAAATTTGGCACCTAAACAACTTATATGTTCCTCTAAATTCTCTAgcacagcagttcccaaacttggttcacggcttgttcagggtaagcctcTGGCGGGCTGCAAGACGCTTTGTTTGCCAGAGCATCTGCAGGTATGGCTGTACTTAATCCTAGCCAAGTGATATGCAAGTGTAAGTTAGCTGACAGTCTAGATAGTTAAACTTTTTACTGTGACACCGAAATTTTCCAAGATAGGTAATCCTTGTTTCTAGTCATGACTCATTGTTCAGAGCAGTAAAAAACTGTAGAAACTTTAAAGGCATAGGGAGAGGGATAtgcaacatgcattgactgtgtTATATTCAAATTTTTAGCAGTGTGGCTATTATTTAGGGAACTAATTTAACAAAATTACTGAAAGACAAGCAAAAATGGAACTTCTAAAACTCTATTTACCATTATTTCATTCTTCTtccatatttttttccctttaagatTACCAGCAATGCTACCAGTGACCTAAATATAAAGGTTGACGGACGTGCCATTGTTCGTGGAAATGAAGGTGTTTTCATCATGGGCAAAACCATTGAGTTTCGCATGCATGGTGATATGGAACTAAAGGCAGTAAgtattttaaattaacaaaattaTTTCTAATAGCTCCATGTTAAaaccaagaagaagaaaaattaggCTCTCTCATTTTTTTGGATGGATTCAAATCTTTAAATTCAGGATAAAAATATAGTTTAGTAGCAGTTCAATTAATTGTAGCATTATAAAAGCAAATGTAATAATTTAATTATTCATCTTTTGAAATAGTGACTTAAAAACTTTGAGTTAGTAATTATTTCATACTGTATGCTTTTTGATGTTATGTTAATGATGTGGACAATCTGGTTTGTTCTGGTTCGCAAGTGAAGATAAGCTTGGTGGGCTCATTGTATTGTGCATCACACATCTAACTACCACAAAATGAGTAGTGTGCTCGGTATTGGCCTATGAGTGGAATAGCAAGGTATGCTGCGGGTCAGAACTGAGATGTATGAGCACTACGTTCActcgtgattttttttaaataaagttcttATGCAAAgacttaaaatataaacaaaattaataaCCTTTCTTTTATTATCTTTAGGGTAGCTTTGAAAATAAACTATTCGTTTACATTCTTTTGGAAATAAATATCCTACTTCTATTAAGTGATAAATTGTATAATTATTCTTTTATTAGGAAAACAGCATTATCTTAAATGGAACTGTGATGGTCAGCACATCTCGACTTCCAAGTTCTTATGGGGAAAAGTTTAATAATGTTGACTGGCTGCGCTACAAGCTCTGTATGTGTGCAGATGGAACTCTATTCCGAGTTGAAGTGAAGACCCGCAACATGGGTTGTCAAACCTCAGTCAACCCTTGTGGAACCACACACTAAACGCAAAGTACTGGGACAAGAGCAGTCATGAGGAGAGTTCATTTACGTTTTtacatttgtgtgtataaaacaatTGCATGCCAACTATTTCTGTTTACACAACAGTTTATTATAATATTTATTACTAACATTTTTAGCACAGCAGTATTATGTCTGTTGCATAATTTCAGTATTTACAATAGAGTATTTACCATAATAATGGGTCTGATttagcaagatacttaagcacatgcttcaacATACACACTTGAtcaagtaccttgctgaattgaggccagTAAGAGAGATTTACTGGGGGATTGATcctacaagatgctgagcacATCCTGCAAAGAGTCCTCAACTCCTTGCCTCTGAAGTGCTGTTTTACTTCCTCTCACCTCAGAACTCTGAGAAGTTGCTGGAATCTGCATGGAGTGAGGTGTAGAGTTGGGAGGATGCACATTGTTCCACCTTGGGCTCTGCAGAGATTCCTTGGATAAAGCAATACAGTTTGCAGCTCTGTTACTTGTTCCACAGAGCCTCTTTTTGGTTGCGCAGATCATTCTTTAAGAAGCGGACTTTGGGGTAACTGTGGTAAGAGGGAGGCGCTGGCAGCATAGGCTTCATTGGAGCCATGCTTTGTGGCAGTAACAGGAAACCAACCACAAAGGAACAATTGGGAAGGATCTTTCCAGTTCGTTAGAGATAAACCCTACAGGAAGGGGCCAAAAGGCAATCTAGCTTCTTTTATATAGATGTGTTATATGCTGATTTTCAGCCCACCCTCAACCAGACCTGCATTTTTGCACCAGTAATTATTTAGAGTGCAGTAAAGGTCCATCATCTAAATAACTGCTTTGTAGAGACAATCTGTACCTGACATCCAAGTAACCTTTTCTCCATCTCCAAATAGCCATACTCACAATTTGGATGCAAAAACAGAGGCTAGCTTTCAAAACTATAGCCCTGTAAATGCAGTGAAATCTTTATTTAAATAGCTTCAGTTTTTATTTGCAGTTGATGAATATTGACTGTTGGAATATTAATATGAACTCTTGACAATTTTCTTTTGATTATTTTCAATTAATTAGAGAAAAGCATATGTTGACTTATTTGATCCTTAAGAAGACATTAAGAAAAATCTGTGCCCAACATTTTAGGCGGAACTGGGACAGTCAATTATTGTATTGTATCTGCTTTGATATTTAGAAGCTTGTCTTCTACTTTGAAaacccattttttattttttggagggTAGCAAAGCAGCATGTATTCAAATACATGATCATGtcgaagtaaatataaaattaatacagAAAGCTGAACAATAGCTATACACATAGACAGAAACAAAAGTAACAAATCCTTAATAGGAATCAAAGGATAATAGATTTTCTGGCTTCAGAGCACACCTATAATTTGACTCAGTGAAAATGGCAGCAGTTGCCCAACTGTTAagttacacatttttttttttctttaggagAATAAGTTGCTTCTTTGTAAGGATGTGCCATACTTTATTCAACCAGAAGCTTAGAGAAGAAATTGGGAATTAAACTTTTAGGAAGCAATAGAAAGCCATTAagtagctattaaaaaaaaatttgtggaTGGAATCAATTCTGCTACTGGGAATAGCAGTATCAATAGCAGGCCAATGGATGTAGGTGTATTGGAAAATCCCATATCATACTAGCTTGCATTTTGACCATTTCCCAAAACATTTATATGATATGCAGTCCTATTCTATGTGAATGAAAGAGCCTACAGCAGAATCCTATTTAATTTCCCATTGCTTCTGCTGTGCATTTTgatgtctgttttttaaaaaaagaaaaattctctaGATTCAGAATTATCATGGAAATATATTTCCATACATCAACATTAGTTCACAGTTATTGTTTCAgcagaattattcatttttttcatgtttgaaATATTTAGTTGGCAGTACTGAAATTTGGAATTTATCAGAAGTATTTCTTGGACTCCCAGCATTATAGTATCTAAGCCCCAGCCTAGTTATGCtacattt of Natator depressus isolate rNatDep1 chromosome 4, rNatDep2.hap1, whole genome shotgun sequence contains these proteins:
- the SGCB gene encoding beta-sarcoglycan, whose amino-acid sequence is MAAAAGAAASEQQSSNGPVKKSMREKAVERRNINKEHNSNFKAGYIPIDEDRLHKTGLRGRKGNLAICVIVLLFILAVINLIITLVIWAVIRIGPNGCDSMEFHESGLLRFKQVSDMGVIHPLYKSTVGGRRNEDLVITGNNQPIVFQQGTTKLSVEKDKTSITSDIGMEFIDPRTQNTLFSTDYETHEFHLPNGVKILNVQKASTERITSNATSDLNIKVDGRAIVRGNEGVFIMGKTIEFRMHGDMELKAENSIILNGTVMVSTSRLPSSYGEKFNNVDWLRYKLCMCADGTLFRVEVKTRNMGCQTSVNPCGTTH